The Pongo abelii isolate AG06213 chromosome 21, NHGRI_mPonAbe1-v2.0_pri, whole genome shotgun sequence genome has a window encoding:
- the BPIFB2 gene encoding BPI fold-containing family B member 2 precursor (The RefSeq protein has 1 substitution compared to this genomic sequence) produces MAWARRLGLLLALLLPVVSASTPGTVVRLNKAALSYVSEIGKAPLQRALQVTVPHFLDWSGEVLQPTRIRILNVHVSRLHLKFIAGFGVRLLAAANFTFKVFRAPDPLELTLPVELLADTRVTQSSIRTPVVSISACSLFSRHANEFDGSNSTSHALLVLVQKHIKAVLSNKLCLSISNLVQGVNVHLGTLIGLNPVGPESQIRYSMVSVPTVTSDYISLEVNAVLFLLGKPIILPTDATPFVLPTHVGTEGSMATVGLSQHLFDSALLLLQKSGALNLDITGQLRSDDNLLNTSALGRLIPEVAHQFSEPMPVVLKVRLGATPVAILHTNNATLRLQPFVEVLAAASNSAFQSLFSLDVVVNLSLQLSVSKVKLQGTTSVLGDVQLTVASSNVGFIDTDQVRTLMGTVFEKPLLDHLNALLAMGIALPGVVNLHYVAPEIFVYEGYVVISSELFYQS; encoded by the exons ATGGCTTGGGCACGTAGGCTGGGCCTGCTGCTGGCACTGCTGCTGCCCGTGGTCAGTGCCTCCACGCCAGGCACTGTGGTCCGACTCAACAAGGCAGCTTTGAGCTATG TGTCTGAAATTGGGAAAGCCCCTCTCCAGCGGGCCCTGCAGGTCACTGTCCCTCATTtcctggactggagtggagaggtgcTTCAGCCCACCAG GATCCGGATTCTAAATGTCCATGTGTCCCGCCTCCACCTGAAATTCATTGCTGGTTTCGGAGTGCGCCTGCTGGCAGCAGCTAATTTTACTTTCAAGGTCTTTCG CGCCCCAGATCCCCTGGAGCTGACGCTGCCTGTGGAACTGCTGGCTGACACCCGCGTGACCCAGAGCTCCATCAGGACCCCTGTGGTCAGCATCTCTGTCTGCTCTTTATTCTCGCGCCACGCCAACGAGTTTGATGGCAGTAACAG CACCTCCCACGCACTGCTGGTCCTGGTGCAGAAGCACATTAAAGCTGTCTTGAGTAACAAG CTGTGCCTGAGCATCTCCAACCTGGTGCAGGGTGTCAATGTCCACCTGGGCACTTTAATTG GCCTCAACCCCGTGGGTCCTGAGTCCCAGATCCGCTATTCCATGGTCAGTGTGCCCACTGTCACCAGTGACTACATTTCCCTGGAAGTCAAT GCTGTTCTCTTCCTGCTGGGCAAGCCCATCATCTTGCCCACGGATGCCACCCCTTTTGTGTTGCCAACGCATGTGGGTACCGAGGGCTCCATGGCCACCGTGGGCCTCTCCCAGCACCTGTTTGACTCTGCGCTCCTGCTGCTGCAGAAGTCCGGTGCCCTCAACCTGGACATCACAGGGCAGCTG AGGTCGGATGACAACCTGCTGAACACCTCTGCGCTGGGCCGGCTCATCCCGGAG GTGGCCCACCAGTTCTCCGAGCCCATGCCTGTGGTGCTCAAGGTGCGGCTCGGTGCCACACCTGTGGCCATACTCCACACGAACAATGCCACCCTGCGGCTGCAGCCCTTCGTGGAGGTCCTGGCCGCAGCCTCCAACTCGGCTTTCCAGTCCCTCTTCTCCCTGGATGTG GTAGTGAACTTGAGCCTCCAGCTCTCTGTGTCCAAGGTGAAGCTTCAGGGGACCACATCTGTGCTGGG GGATGTCCAGCTCACGGTGGCCTCCTCCAACGTGGGCTTCATTGAT ACAGATCAGGTGCGCACACTGATGGGCACCGTTTTTGAGAAGCCCCTGCTGGACCATCTCAATG CTCTCTTGGCCATGGGAATTGCCCTCCCCGGCGTGGTCAACCTCCACTATGTCGCCCCTGAGATCTTTGTCTATGAG GGCTACGTGGTGATATCCAGTGAACTCTTCTACCAGAGCTGA